Sequence from the Deltaproteobacteria bacterium genome:
ATTATAAGGAGTGGAGTGAAACCCGTTGCAACCATTCTGAAAAATTTTTTTCTTCATGACGATCTTTTTCTGGCGGCGAATATTTCTTTTTACGCCCTGCTTTCCATTGTCCCTATTATTTTGATTATTTTTTCTCTGGTCGGTTTTTTTCTCGGTTCTTCGCAGGAAGTTTATCATCAACTGGTCACTGCTCTTGCCGATTTGCTTCCGCAAGTAAAAGTTTTTTTACTGAAGAATTTGAATGAAGTGGTGGGACAGAGGCGTTCTTTCGGAGTGGTGGGGCTTGTCTTTTTGATTTTTATTGCGACCCTCCTTTTTGGAGCCATTGAAAAGGCGCTGGATGTTGTGTTTGCGACGGAGAAGAAGCGTAATTTTTTCCATTCCCGTCTTATTGCCATTGCCTTGATTGGGTTTATTTCTTTTTTCTTTTTTCTCCCTACCGCCGCCGATCTTTTTACGCGGGGTCTGACTCATTTGGGTCTTAATTTTCCTCTGGGAGTTATTTTAAGAGGGAAACTTTTTTTTATGCTTCTGTCCTTTGTTTCTTTTGTGCTCGTTGTTTTTTTGATCCCTCATCATCGTGTTCGTTGGAAATATGTCCTGTTTGGAGGGGCTATTTTTGCCCTCGGCATTTTTATCGCCAAACATTTTTTTCGCTGGTATTTTTTGTGGTCGTTCGCCCGCTATAACGTGATCTACGGTTCTTTGACTGCTTTTGTGCTTCTAGTTTTATGGATTTTTTACGTTGCAAACATTCTGCTTTTTTCCGCGGAAGTGGTGGCCTACCTTCAAGTCAGACATTCTCAGCGTGTTGCAAACCAGCCATGATGTGTTTGTAGATTTCAGAATAAGCCGAAGGCTTAATCACAA
This genomic interval carries:
- a CDS encoding YihY/virulence factor BrkB family protein; this translates as MKPVATILKNFFLHDDLFLAANISFYALLSIVPIILIIFSLVGFFLGSSQEVYHQLVTALADLLPQVKVFLLKNLNEVVGQRRSFGVVGLVFLIFIATLLFGAIEKALDVVFATEKKRNFFHSRLIAIALIGFISFFFFLPTAADLFTRGLTHLGLNFPLGVILRGKLFFMLLSFVSFVLVVFLIPHHRVRWKYVLFGGAIFALGIFIAKHFFRWYFLWSFARYNVIYGSLTAFVLLVLWIFYVANILLFSAEVVAYLQVRHSQRVANQP